A part of Anaeromyxobacter diazotrophicus genomic DNA contains:
- a CDS encoding MBL fold metallo-hydrolase, with protein sequence MDPRSETALDEIADGIYRISTPAPAIPGGFSFNQYLVADDEPLLFHTGLCRMFPAVRAAIARVLPIERLRFVAFSHLEQDECGALNELLAAAPRAEAVCSRIGAMTSVGDLALRPPRPLGDGERLKLGRHEVMWWDAPHVPHGWDCGFLSELTTRTLFCGDLFTQPGVSPAALVEGDILGPSEALRAKLDYYAHAPATRATLERLAGAAPGTLACMHGAAWRGDGAKLLRSLADAVAGT encoded by the coding sequence ATGGACCCGCGCAGCGAGACGGCGCTCGACGAGATCGCCGACGGCATCTACCGCATCAGCACGCCCGCCCCCGCCATCCCGGGCGGCTTCAGCTTCAACCAGTACCTCGTCGCCGACGACGAGCCGCTCCTGTTCCACACCGGGCTCTGCCGGATGTTCCCCGCGGTGCGCGCGGCGATCGCGCGCGTCCTGCCCATCGAGCGCCTGCGCTTCGTCGCCTTCTCCCACCTCGAGCAGGACGAGTGCGGGGCGCTCAACGAGCTGCTGGCGGCGGCCCCGCGCGCCGAGGCCGTCTGCAGCAGGATCGGCGCGATGACCTCGGTGGGCGACCTGGCCCTGCGCCCGCCGCGCCCGCTCGGCGATGGCGAGCGCCTGAAGCTCGGGCGCCACGAGGTGATGTGGTGGGACGCGCCGCACGTGCCGCACGGCTGGGACTGCGGCTTCCTCTCCGAGCTGACCACGCGGACCCTCTTCTGCGGGGACCTCTTCACGCAGCCGGGGGTGAGCCCCGCGGCGCTCGTCGAGGGCGACATCCTCGGGCCCTCGGAGGCGCTCCGGGCCAAGCTCGACTACTACGCGCACGCCCCCGCGACCCGGGCCACCCTCGAGCGGCTGGCCGGGGCGGCCCCCGGGACGCTCGCGTGCATGCACGGCGCCGCCTGGCGAGGCGATGGGGCGAAGCTCCTGCGGTCGCTCGCGGACGCGGTGGCGGGGACCTGA
- a CDS encoding helix-turn-helix domain-containing protein has product MSEARGGEAAAGAFGRWLLQERELRGLPREEVVRLTKLGPGVIEALESGDPERMPPKAYVFGYLRTYAAAVGLDADDVVLRWQEVVGPEAPQGEAPVRRPLPGAALTVGTVVVLLALALLAYLLLDPPRERAPLKLERPRAVERAPYAPAPPGR; this is encoded by the coding sequence ATGAGTGAGGCGCGGGGCGGCGAGGCGGCGGCGGGCGCGTTCGGACGCTGGCTGCTCCAGGAGCGCGAGCTGCGCGGCCTGCCGCGCGAGGAGGTGGTCCGCCTCACCAAGCTCGGGCCCGGCGTCATCGAGGCGCTCGAGTCGGGCGACCCGGAGCGGATGCCCCCCAAGGCCTACGTGTTCGGCTACCTGCGCACCTACGCCGCGGCGGTGGGCCTCGACGCGGACGACGTCGTCCTGCGCTGGCAGGAGGTGGTCGGGCCGGAGGCGCCGCAGGGTGAGGCGCCCGTCCGCCGCCCGCTGCCGGGGGCCGCGCTCACCGTGGGGACCGTGGTGGTGCTGCTGGCGCTGGCCCTGCTGGCGTACCTCCTGCTCGACCCGCCGCGCGAGCGGGCGCCGCTCAAGCTCGAGCGGCCGCGCGCCGTCGAGCGCGCGCCCTACGCGCCCGCGCCGCCGGGGCGGTGA
- a CDS encoding DnaJ C-terminal domain-containing protein, with protein MPERDLYDVLGVARTATADELKKAYRRLARKYHPDVNPGDKAAEEKFKEVTAAAEVLNDPKRRALYDEFGADSLRSGFDPGKAEQYRQWKRQGAPAGGMPDFGDFQEVRVGDYGNFDFGSLFEELFGGRAGRGRGRPVGPQEGAHAEAELTVDLRDAVLGAERDVRLDGKTLRVKIPRGVDDGSTIRLAGQGAPGRHGGRHGDLYLRVKLRHHPWVRREGKDLYLDLPVTVPEAALGAEVTLPTFEGPVRLRVPAGSQTGKKLRLRGKGLPALRGDSRGDLYVTVNIVLPEHTPALERAVKPLEALYKADPRAGISL; from the coding sequence GTGCCCGAGCGAGACCTGTACGACGTGCTGGGGGTGGCGCGCACCGCCACCGCCGACGAGCTCAAGAAGGCCTATCGCCGGCTGGCCAGGAAGTACCACCCGGACGTGAACCCCGGCGACAAGGCGGCCGAGGAGAAGTTCAAGGAGGTCACCGCCGCCGCCGAGGTGCTGAACGACCCGAAGCGGCGCGCGCTCTACGACGAGTTCGGCGCCGACTCGCTCCGCTCGGGGTTCGACCCCGGCAAGGCCGAGCAGTACCGGCAGTGGAAGCGCCAGGGCGCTCCGGCCGGCGGCATGCCCGATTTCGGCGACTTCCAGGAGGTCCGGGTCGGCGACTACGGCAACTTCGACTTCGGGTCGCTCTTCGAGGAGCTGTTCGGCGGCCGGGCCGGGCGCGGCCGCGGCCGGCCGGTCGGCCCGCAGGAGGGCGCCCACGCCGAGGCCGAGCTGACGGTCGACCTGCGCGACGCGGTGCTGGGCGCCGAGCGCGACGTCCGCCTCGACGGAAAGACGCTCCGGGTGAAGATCCCGCGGGGCGTCGACGACGGCTCCACCATCCGCCTCGCCGGCCAGGGCGCTCCGGGGCGCCACGGCGGCCGCCACGGGGACCTCTACCTGCGTGTCAAGCTGCGCCACCACCCCTGGGTGCGCCGGGAGGGCAAGGACCTGTACCTCGACCTGCCGGTGACCGTCCCGGAGGCGGCGCTCGGGGCCGAGGTGACGCTCCCCACCTTCGAGGGCCCGGTCCGCCTGCGCGTGCCCGCCGGCTCGCAGACCGGCAAGAAGCTCCGGCTGCGCGGCAAGGGCCTGCCGGCGCTGCGCGGCGACAGCCGCGGCGACCTGTACGTCACCGTGAACATCGTCTTGCCGGAGCACACCCCGGCGCTCGAGCGGGCCGTGAAGCCGCTCGAGGCGCTCTACAAGGCCGACCCGCGGGCCGGCATCTCGTTGTAG
- a CDS encoding 1-acyl-sn-glycerol-3-phosphate acyltransferase encodes MRDPPSSQLAAERPAARASLLDRWFKPVQVPLEAGRELADLARQGSLVFVMRSAGLLNFLYLAWLLRQLRLPPLRAALGLGGFLSWLFRVRSGPAALAAAVEGGDASLVFLRGARGEDPFPALVALQRRLGRPIQLVPALLVWTRRPQKLKPTLGEILFGTPDQPSRLANALGFAANRRRAVLRLGRASDLAAFVAERAAEGDAVLGRKVRGAVHHHLARAVEAVVGPRLKSPGRVREQVLRDRALRAALAAEAASTGRAPAAVEREAERDLDEIASRYAPALVELLRPVLAWLFGRLYDAVDVDEEGLARVKRAAGETPIVLCPSHKSYVDFLVLSWLLYERGMTAPHIAAGLNLSFWPFGAVARRGGAFFIRRSMRGDRIYTATLRAYVKHLLRQRVPQEFYLEGGRSRSGKLLFPKTGLVSMEVDAWLEEAADDVLFVPVAIDYERLMEAKSYARELAGGEKDRESFRGLLQARKVLGRRYGRLTVQFERPVSLRAFAAERLGPEGRERLLAAGAADAGAARRQLVQGLASRIAWGIDRASTVTPSGLLATALLSHVRRGLPADELARRVALLRAVAARDGARLARGLADAEADPRRPGPVADAVARFEEEGLVRVERAAGQVIYQAVEERRAQLDYHKNAVLHRYVALSLVSGALRASGGDATRAELLARTHWLSRLFKLEFMYRVGARLEETFAETVVALARLGALEVDGERLRAGPDRETLAFLADLLRPYLEAYLMAAEVLLASPAGEGPADRRALVKAALEHGRAAYAAGRLALRESLSKATLENAAEWLEQQGALPGAAVGRDEAAASASAAWRNAAGPEVVREIERHLAS; translated from the coding sequence GTGCGCGACCCGCCCAGCTCCCAGCTCGCCGCCGAACGGCCCGCGGCCCGCGCCAGCCTCCTCGATCGCTGGTTCAAGCCGGTCCAGGTGCCGCTCGAGGCCGGGCGCGAGCTCGCCGACCTGGCGCGCCAGGGGAGCCTCGTCTTCGTGATGAGGTCGGCCGGGCTGCTCAACTTCCTCTATCTCGCCTGGCTCCTGCGGCAGCTCCGGCTGCCGCCGCTGCGCGCCGCGCTCGGCCTCGGCGGCTTCCTCTCCTGGCTGTTTCGGGTCCGGTCAGGCCCGGCCGCGCTGGCGGCCGCCGTCGAGGGCGGCGACGCCTCGCTGGTGTTCCTGCGCGGCGCCCGCGGCGAGGACCCGTTCCCGGCGCTGGTCGCGCTCCAGCGGCGGCTCGGCCGCCCCATCCAGCTCGTCCCGGCGCTGCTCGTGTGGACGCGCCGGCCGCAGAAGCTGAAGCCGACGCTGGGGGAGATCCTGTTCGGCACCCCGGATCAGCCGAGCCGGCTCGCCAACGCGCTCGGCTTCGCGGCCAACCGCCGCCGCGCGGTGCTGCGGCTCGGGCGCGCCTCCGACCTGGCGGCGTTCGTGGCGGAGCGCGCCGCCGAGGGCGACGCGGTGCTGGGGCGCAAGGTGCGCGGCGCCGTCCACCACCACCTGGCGCGGGCGGTGGAGGCCGTGGTCGGCCCGCGGCTGAAGAGCCCCGGCCGCGTCCGCGAGCAGGTCCTGCGCGACCGGGCGCTGCGGGCCGCGCTGGCGGCCGAGGCAGCCAGCACCGGGCGCGCGCCCGCGGCGGTGGAGCGCGAGGCCGAGCGCGACCTCGACGAGATCGCGAGCCGGTACGCGCCGGCGCTGGTCGAGCTGCTGCGCCCCGTCCTCGCCTGGCTCTTCGGGCGCCTGTACGACGCGGTCGACGTCGACGAGGAGGGCCTGGCGCGCGTGAAGCGCGCCGCCGGCGAGACGCCCATCGTGCTCTGCCCGAGCCACAAGAGCTACGTCGACTTCCTCGTCCTGTCCTGGCTGCTCTACGAGCGCGGCATGACCGCGCCGCACATCGCCGCCGGCCTCAACCTCTCGTTCTGGCCGTTCGGGGCGGTGGCGCGGCGCGGCGGGGCCTTCTTCATCCGGCGCAGCATGCGAGGCGATCGCATCTACACCGCCACCCTGCGCGCCTACGTGAAGCACCTCCTCCGGCAGCGCGTGCCGCAGGAGTTCTACCTGGAGGGCGGGCGCAGCCGCTCGGGCAAGCTGCTCTTCCCCAAGACGGGGCTCGTCTCGATGGAGGTCGACGCCTGGCTGGAGGAGGCCGCCGACGACGTGCTGTTCGTCCCGGTCGCCATCGACTACGAGCGGCTGATGGAGGCGAAGAGCTACGCGCGCGAGCTGGCGGGCGGCGAGAAGGACCGGGAGAGCTTCCGCGGGCTGCTCCAGGCCAGGAAGGTGCTCGGCCGCCGCTACGGCCGGCTCACGGTCCAGTTCGAGCGGCCCGTGTCCTTGCGCGCCTTCGCCGCCGAGCGGCTCGGGCCGGAGGGCCGGGAGCGGCTCCTCGCCGCCGGCGCGGCGGACGCGGGCGCGGCGCGGCGCCAGCTCGTGCAGGGCCTCGCGAGCCGCATCGCCTGGGGGATCGACCGCGCCAGCACCGTCACGCCCTCCGGGCTCCTGGCGACGGCGCTCCTCTCGCACGTGCGCCGCGGCCTCCCGGCCGACGAGCTCGCCCGGCGGGTGGCGCTGCTCCGCGCCGTCGCGGCGCGCGACGGGGCTCGGCTCGCGCGCGGCCTCGCCGACGCCGAGGCCGACCCGCGCCGGCCGGGTCCGGTCGCGGACGCGGTGGCGCGGTTCGAGGAGGAGGGGCTCGTCCGCGTCGAGCGCGCCGCCGGCCAGGTCATCTACCAGGCGGTGGAGGAGCGCCGCGCCCAGCTCGACTACCACAAGAACGCGGTCCTGCACCGGTACGTGGCGCTCTCGCTGGTCTCGGGCGCACTGCGGGCGAGCGGCGGCGACGCGACCCGCGCCGAGCTGCTCGCGCGCACGCACTGGCTGTCGCGCCTGTTCAAGCTCGAGTTCATGTACCGGGTGGGCGCGCGGCTCGAGGAGACGTTCGCGGAGACGGTGGTCGCCCTGGCGCGGCTCGGCGCGCTCGAGGTGGACGGCGAGCGGCTCCGCGCCGGTCCGGACCGGGAGACGCTGGCGTTCCTCGCCGACCTCCTGCGCCCGTACCTCGAGGCCTACCTCATGGCGGCCGAGGTGCTCCTGGCCTCGCCGGCGGGCGAGGGGCCGGCCGATCGCCGCGCGCTGGTGAAGGCCGCGCTGGAGCACGGCCGCGCCGCCTACGCCGCGGGCCGCCTCGCGCTGCGCGAGTCGCTCTCGAAGGCGACGCTCGAGAACGCGGCCGAGTGGCTCGAGCAGCAGGGCGCGCTGCCGGGCGCTGCGGTTGGGCGGGACGAGGCCGCGGCTTCGGCGTCGGCCGCATGGCGCAACGCGGCAGGCCCCGAGGTCGTGCGCGAGATCGAACGACACCTCGCGTCTTGA
- a CDS encoding HEAT repeat domain-containing protein: MGFLDIFGRKSGPGALRKQAQKVTEKYGPPENRQKVIQQLAELGTPEALGVLCQRFTIRADPGITDDEEKENVRLILVEAGEKAVAPVKAFLETQESGVSWGLRVLTSLTSPAEVAETALQLLRRLGGEYTRDPEKKLVLLSWLAEQHGDLTEHAGPAASLEEAVLPLLEDFADDVRISAARLLARQPLTERTREALLALLERDRDNARVRGEVLQALAELGADVKGHRPAVEALLVEPWYLDREGHVKRRG; encoded by the coding sequence TTGGGATTTCTCGACATCTTCGGCCGCAAGAGCGGCCCCGGGGCCCTGCGCAAGCAGGCGCAGAAGGTCACGGAGAAGTACGGCCCGCCGGAGAACCGCCAGAAGGTCATCCAGCAGCTGGCCGAGCTCGGCACGCCGGAGGCGCTGGGCGTGCTGTGCCAGCGCTTCACCATCCGCGCCGACCCGGGCATCACCGACGACGAGGAGAAGGAGAACGTCCGCCTCATCCTGGTCGAGGCCGGCGAGAAGGCCGTCGCGCCGGTGAAGGCGTTCCTCGAGACGCAGGAGTCGGGCGTCTCGTGGGGGCTGCGGGTGCTCACCTCGCTCACCTCGCCGGCGGAGGTGGCCGAGACCGCGCTCCAGCTCCTGCGGCGGCTCGGCGGCGAGTACACGCGCGACCCGGAGAAGAAGCTGGTCCTCCTCTCCTGGCTGGCCGAGCAGCACGGCGACCTCACCGAGCACGCCGGGCCGGCGGCCTCGCTCGAGGAGGCGGTGCTGCCGCTGCTCGAGGACTTCGCGGACGACGTCCGCATCTCCGCCGCGCGGCTCCTCGCGCGCCAGCCGCTGACGGAGCGGACGCGCGAGGCGCTCCTCGCGCTGCTCGAGCGGGACCGGGACAACGCGCGCGTCCGCGGCGAGGTGCTGCAGGCGCTCGCGGAGCTCGGCGCCGACGTGAAGGGCCACCGCCCCGCCGTCGAGGCGCTGCTCGTCGAGCCGTGGTACCTCGATCGCGAGGGGCACGTGAAGCGGCGCGGCTGA
- a CDS encoding tetratricopeptide repeat protein: MTSLSASRRLLVPGALLLAAVLACASAPTRKEREAAEIHFQLGAEALQGGRRDDALREFNEALQQDERHAPAHLGRGIVYQYFGKLPEAEADYRRALQLDPGFSDAHNALGQLLAQTGRLELAVGEFDQALGNVSYREAYVARCNKGQALYRMGKHEEGVAELRTCLSNAPRYCQGHRALGQIQLEQGKVKDALASLQRYTELCEKVPDAWFQLGLAQMRAGDPEQARAAFERCESVAGDAPMAEQCRQEAKALQ; this comes from the coding sequence ATGACCTCCCTCTCCGCCTCGCGCCGGCTCCTCGTCCCCGGCGCGCTCCTCCTCGCCGCCGTGCTCGCCTGCGCCAGCGCCCCCACGCGCAAGGAGCGGGAGGCCGCCGAGATCCACTTCCAGCTCGGGGCCGAGGCGCTCCAGGGGGGGCGGCGCGACGACGCCCTGCGCGAGTTCAACGAGGCGCTCCAGCAGGACGAGCGCCACGCGCCCGCGCACCTCGGCCGCGGCATCGTGTACCAGTACTTCGGCAAGCTGCCGGAGGCCGAGGCCGACTACCGGCGGGCCCTGCAGCTCGACCCGGGCTTCTCCGACGCCCACAACGCGCTCGGGCAGCTCCTCGCCCAGACCGGCCGCCTCGAGCTGGCGGTGGGGGAGTTCGACCAGGCCCTCGGCAACGTGTCCTACCGCGAGGCGTACGTGGCCCGCTGCAACAAGGGCCAGGCGCTCTACCGCATGGGCAAGCACGAGGAGGGGGTGGCGGAGCTCCGGACCTGCCTCTCGAACGCGCCCCGCTACTGCCAGGGGCACCGCGCGCTGGGGCAGATCCAGCTCGAGCAGGGCAAGGTGAAGGACGCCCTGGCGAGCCTGCAGCGCTACACGGAGCTCTGCGAGAAGGTGCCGGACGCCTGGTTCCAGCTCGGGCTGGCGCAGATGCGCGCCGGGGACCCGGAGCAGGCGCGGGCCGCCTTCGAGCGCTGCGAGTCGGTGGCGGGCGACGCGCCGATGGCCGAGCAGTGCCGGCAGGAGGCGAAGGCGCTGCAATGA
- a CDS encoding lytic transglycosylase domain-containing protein gives MRRPTVRGCAGAFIAVAVGAAVTAAPGTMGELPVLPRIETFISSACGGSSPCPTPDRLRWLATLEKTLQEKMPGLPESDRTRLADVIYEEAKAASLDPLFVLAVIAVESGYDHVAESERGARGLMQLRPETLRHEAARSRLDGEDPDDPVLNVRAGVRYFRRLVRAFGSTDLALMAYNAGPNRILRYLEEDGEVPDRFLVYPQKVAGELQRLKRRPRPQVAALGGWPRRAPEEPAAGAVAPEAAPQAAR, from the coding sequence GTGAGGAGACCGACCGTCAGGGGCTGCGCAGGGGCCTTCATCGCCGTCGCCGTGGGCGCCGCCGTCACCGCGGCGCCCGGGACGATGGGCGAGCTTCCGGTCCTGCCGCGCATCGAGACGTTCATCTCGTCCGCGTGCGGGGGCTCCTCGCCCTGCCCGACCCCTGACCGCCTGCGCTGGCTCGCCACCCTGGAGAAGACCCTCCAGGAGAAGATGCCCGGCCTCCCGGAGAGCGACCGGACGCGGCTCGCCGACGTCATCTACGAGGAGGCCAAGGCCGCCTCGCTCGACCCGCTCTTCGTCCTGGCGGTCATCGCGGTCGAGTCGGGGTACGACCACGTCGCCGAGAGCGAGCGCGGCGCGCGCGGCCTCATGCAGCTCCGGCCGGAGACGCTCCGCCACGAGGCGGCGCGCTCGCGCCTCGACGGCGAGGATCCTGACGATCCGGTGCTGAACGTCCGCGCCGGCGTGCGCTACTTCCGCCGGCTCGTGCGCGCCTTCGGCTCGACCGACCTCGCGCTCATGGCCTACAACGCCGGCCCGAACCGGATCCTGCGCTACCTGGAGGAGGACGGCGAGGTCCCGGATCGCTTCCTCGTCTACCCGCAGAAGGTGGCCGGTGAGCTGCAGCGGCTGAAGCGCCGCCCGCGGCCGCAGGTGGCCGCTCTCGGCGGCTGGCCGCGCCGCGCGCCCGAGGAGCCGGCGGCCGGCGCCGTCGCCCCCGAGGCGGCGCCGCAGGCCGCGCGCTAA
- the recO gene encoding DNA repair protein RecO — MADALKLTGVVLRTVDYGESDRVVTLLTAERGKVSAFARAARASRRRFGGALEPFTLLRAEARERRGADLVSLESVAVERGFGAIRGDLARIACAGYACELARELVRDAEPHRELLRLLVEYLARLDAGPAHPTALRAFELLALGAAGLMPRLGACARCGGALEAEGRLAFDAAQGGALCAGCAPRASPAAPRLAAATLRALARLQEGGLALAGAEPLAPGAGVEAREALSAFLEHHLGGRLASRRFLDEVGPLLGG, encoded by the coding sequence GTGGCCGACGCGCTCAAGCTGACCGGCGTCGTCCTCCGCACCGTCGACTATGGCGAGTCGGATCGGGTGGTGACGCTGCTCACCGCCGAGCGCGGCAAGGTCTCGGCCTTCGCCCGCGCGGCGCGCGCGTCGCGGCGCCGGTTCGGCGGCGCCCTCGAGCCGTTCACGCTCCTGCGGGCGGAGGCGCGGGAGCGGCGCGGGGCGGACCTCGTCTCCCTGGAGAGCGTGGCGGTCGAGCGCGGCTTCGGCGCGATCCGGGGCGACCTGGCCCGCATCGCCTGCGCCGGCTACGCCTGCGAGCTCGCCCGCGAGCTGGTGCGCGACGCCGAGCCCCATCGCGAGCTCTTGCGGCTCCTGGTGGAGTACCTGGCGCGCCTCGACGCCGGGCCGGCGCACCCGACGGCGCTGCGCGCCTTCGAGCTGCTGGCGCTCGGCGCCGCCGGCCTCATGCCGCGCCTCGGCGCCTGCGCCCGCTGCGGCGGCGCGCTCGAGGCGGAGGGGCGGCTCGCCTTCGACGCCGCCCAGGGCGGCGCGCTCTGCGCGGGGTGCGCGCCGCGCGCCTCGCCCGCCGCGCCGCGCCTGGCGGCCGCGACGCTCCGGGCGCTGGCGCGGCTGCAGGAGGGCGGGCTCGCGCTCGCGGGCGCGGAGCCGCTCGCCCCCGGCGCCGGCGTGGAGGCGCGCGAGGCGCTCTCCGCCTTCCTCGAGCACCACCTGGGCGGCCGGCTGGCGAGCCGGCGCTTCCTCGACGAGGTCGGGCCGCTGCTCGGCGGGTGA
- a CDS encoding quinone-dependent dihydroorotate dehydrogenase, producing MLWRALRWLLFRFDPETIHHLAVVALRALGWRPVARRLRRRPRPALEVEALGLRFAHPLGLAAGFDKGEVVAPGLFALGFSHVEIGTLTPRPQPGNDRPRLFRLPEHRALLNRMGFNNGGAEACAARLARLAPEDRPGVVGVNVGRNKVTPNERAEEDYLACIDRLHPFADYLVVNISSPNTPGLRQLQERAALERLLGACAARARALATPRPLLVKLAPDLSDEALDEAVDVALAAGAAGIVATNTTLQRPGAVASHPRAGEAGGLSGAPLAPLARRAIRRIHARAGARLPVVGVGGVMTGADVYDRVRSGATLVQAYTGYIYGGPTFVRDALRDLEALLRRDGFSRLSDAVGADVRATGR from the coding sequence ATGCTGTGGCGCGCCCTCCGCTGGCTGCTCTTCCGCTTCGATCCGGAGACGATCCACCACCTGGCCGTGGTCGCGCTGCGCGCCCTCGGCTGGCGCCCCGTCGCGCGGCGGCTGCGGCGCCGCCCGCGCCCGGCGCTGGAGGTCGAGGCGCTCGGCCTGCGCTTCGCGCACCCGCTCGGCCTGGCGGCGGGGTTCGACAAGGGCGAGGTGGTGGCGCCGGGGCTCTTCGCGCTCGGCTTCTCGCACGTCGAGATCGGCACGCTCACCCCGCGGCCGCAGCCGGGCAACGACCGCCCCCGGCTGTTCCGGCTCCCGGAGCACCGCGCCCTCCTGAACCGCATGGGCTTCAACAACGGTGGGGCGGAGGCCTGCGCGGCCCGCCTGGCCCGGCTCGCGCCCGAGGACCGGCCGGGGGTGGTGGGCGTGAACGTCGGCCGCAACAAGGTGACGCCCAACGAGCGCGCCGAGGAGGACTACCTCGCCTGCATCGACCGGCTCCACCCCTTCGCCGATTACCTGGTGGTGAACATCTCCTCGCCCAACACCCCGGGCCTGCGGCAGCTCCAGGAGCGCGCGGCGCTGGAGCGGCTGCTCGGCGCGTGCGCGGCGCGGGCCCGCGCGCTCGCCACCCCGCGGCCGCTCCTCGTGAAGCTCGCCCCCGACCTGTCCGACGAGGCGCTCGACGAGGCGGTGGACGTGGCGCTCGCGGCCGGCGCCGCCGGGATCGTCGCGACCAACACGACCCTGCAGCGCCCGGGCGCCGTCGCCTCCCACCCGCGGGCCGGCGAGGCGGGCGGCCTCTCCGGCGCGCCGCTCGCGCCGCTCGCCCGGCGCGCGATCCGGCGCATCCACGCCCGGGCGGGGGCGCGCCTGCCGGTGGTGGGGGTGGGTGGCGTCATGACGGGCGCAGACGTCTACGATCGGGTCAGGTCCGGGGCGACCCTGGTTCAGGCTTATACGGGTTACATCTACGGCGGGCCCACGTTCGTGCGAGACGCGCTGCGCGACCTGGAGGCGCTGCTCCGCCGGGACGGATTCTCCCGACTTTCCGACGCGGTCGGCGCTGACGTCCGGGCGACCGGGCGCTGA
- a CDS encoding phasin family protein, producing the protein MTELRERFKVAWSQALVGLDAAEQEAEKVLAKVADATGFGPEDVRRQARDFTERLQTQRREIERTIDEAVKRAVGRFKLPSRDEIDELRRRVDALSSRLDGLAAARAAPKEDQHA; encoded by the coding sequence ATGACCGAGCTCCGCGAGAGGTTCAAGGTGGCCTGGTCGCAGGCGCTCGTCGGGCTTGACGCCGCCGAGCAAGAGGCCGAAAAGGTGCTCGCGAAGGTGGCCGACGCCACCGGGTTCGGCCCGGAGGACGTCCGCCGCCAGGCGCGCGACTTCACCGAGCGGCTGCAGACTCAGCGCCGCGAGATCGAGCGCACCATCGACGAGGCGGTGAAGCGCGCCGTGGGCCGCTTCAAGCTGCCCTCGCGCGACGAGATCGACGAGCTGCGCCGCCGGGTGGACGCCCTGTCGTCCCGCCTCGACGGCCTCGCCGCCGCCCGAGCCGCGCCGAAGGAGGATCAGCACGCGTGA
- a CDS encoding radical SAM protein, whose amino-acid sequence MRVTEIFFSLQGEGTRAGRPCVFVRFTGCDLRCGYCDTAYAFHGGRELSRAEILAEVARHPCKLVLLTGGEPLLQRELPELSAELLARGYEVTVETHGQRPTEALPAEVVRIVDVKTPGSGEVATELSYLDRLRPHDEVKFVVCSEEDWRWSLDVIRRHQLAGRVPLLVSPVHGAVEAKDLARWILESGVEARLNLQLHKIVWGADARGV is encoded by the coding sequence ATGCGGGTCACCGAGATCTTCTTCAGCCTCCAGGGCGAGGGGACGCGGGCCGGCCGGCCCTGCGTCTTCGTGCGCTTCACGGGCTGCGACCTCCGCTGCGGCTACTGCGACACCGCCTACGCCTTCCACGGCGGCCGCGAGCTCTCCCGCGCGGAGATCCTGGCCGAGGTGGCGCGTCACCCGTGCAAGCTCGTCCTCCTCACCGGCGGCGAGCCCCTCCTGCAGCGCGAGCTGCCGGAGCTCTCGGCGGAGCTGCTCGCGCGCGGGTACGAGGTGACGGTCGAGACGCACGGGCAGCGCCCCACCGAGGCGCTGCCGGCCGAGGTGGTGCGCATCGTCGACGTGAAGACGCCCGGCTCGGGCGAGGTGGCCACCGAGCTCAGCTACCTGGACCGGCTGCGGCCGCACGACGAGGTGAAGTTCGTCGTCTGCTCCGAGGAGGACTGGCGCTGGAGCCTGGACGTCATCCGCCGGCACCAGCTCGCCGGGCGGGTGCCGCTGCTCGTCTCGCCGGTGCACGGGGCGGTGGAGGCGAAGGACCTGGCGCGCTGGATCCTGGAGAGCGGGGTGGAGGCGCGCCTGAACCTCCAGCTGCACAAGATCGTCTGGGGCGCCGACGCGCGCGGGGTGTAG
- the rimI gene encoding ribosomal protein S18-alanine N-acetyltransferase — protein MRRPVEPDRPAAPLAPAPFAFRRMALDDLARVMEIEKDGFAHPWSADLLRREMVHDWSTILLATELRDGRAGVAREAILGFIVFWLVHDELHVLNIATALEARRRGVGRALMDEAAQRARRGGAVLATLEVRRSNASAIALYRALGYRQVGIRPNYYADEGEDAIVMLLDL, from the coding sequence ATGCGCCGCCCCGTCGAGCCCGACCGCCCCGCCGCGCCGCTCGCCCCGGCGCCGTTCGCCTTCCGGCGCATGGCGCTCGACGACCTGGCGCGGGTGATGGAGATCGAGAAGGACGGGTTCGCCCACCCCTGGTCGGCCGACCTGCTCCGGCGGGAGATGGTGCACGACTGGTCGACGATCCTGCTCGCGACCGAGCTGCGCGACGGCCGGGCGGGCGTGGCGCGCGAGGCGATCCTCGGGTTCATCGTGTTCTGGCTCGTCCACGACGAGCTGCACGTGCTCAACATCGCGACCGCGCTCGAGGCCCGGCGGCGCGGCGTCGGGCGCGCGCTCATGGACGAGGCCGCGCAGCGGGCGCGGCGGGGCGGTGCGGTGCTGGCCACGCTCGAGGTGCGGCGCTCCAACGCCTCGGCCATCGCCCTCTACCGCGCCCTCGGCTACCGCCAGGTCGGGATCCGGCCCAACTACTACGCCGACGAGGGCGAGGACGCGATCGTGATGCTGTTGGATCTGTGA